The following proteins are encoded in a genomic region of Vibrio tasmaniensis:
- the cspE gene encoding transcription antiterminator/RNA stability regulator CspE, with product MSNKTNGVVKWFNEEKGFGFLTQDNGGADVFVHFRAIASEGFKTLKEGQQVSFEVEQGQKGLQAANVVAL from the coding sequence ATGTCTAACAAAACAAACGGCGTAGTAAAATGGTTTAACGAAGAGAAAGGCTTCGGTTTCCTAACTCAAGACAACGGCGGCGCTGACGTATTCGTACACTTCCGTGCAATCGCTTCTGAAGGTTTCAAGACTCTTAAAGAAGGCCAACAAGTGTCTTTCGAAGTAGAGCAAGGCCAAAAAGGTCTTCAAGCTGCAAACGTTGTAGCTCTATAA
- a CDS encoding phosphate-starvation-inducible protein PsiE, which translates to MPSNLPKSFSKPFLKVFHIMEAVLLVAITLATLFAMVEEFMHVFAERRVQLTDILLMFIYLEVLAMVQQFVMNGKIPVRYPIYIAMMAIARYITLGMKELDAVLIVWLSLAAFILAAATLLIRVGHHYWPYVDLRTKQPDE; encoded by the coding sequence ATGCCTTCTAACTTACCTAAATCTTTTAGTAAGCCGTTTTTGAAAGTATTCCACATTATGGAAGCGGTATTGCTGGTGGCGATCACGCTCGCGACCTTGTTTGCGATGGTCGAAGAGTTCATGCATGTCTTCGCTGAACGCCGAGTACAACTAACCGATATTCTACTGATGTTTATCTATTTAGAAGTGTTGGCGATGGTTCAGCAGTTTGTGATGAACGGTAAGATCCCAGTGCGATACCCGATCTACATCGCGATGATGGCGATTGCTCGTTACATCACTTTGGGCATGAAAGAACTCGATGCGGTATTGATCGTTTGGTTATCTTTAGCGGCATTTATTTTAGCGGCTGCAACACTTTTGATTCGAGTAGGGCATCACTACTGGCCATATGTGGATCTTCGAACCAAGCAGCCGGATGAGTAA
- a CDS encoding NCS2 family permease — MNTDSTLKAQKTSGSLDTMFKLSERKTTISTELYAGFITFLAMSYILAVNPAILGGIPGMDKGAVFTATALSAAIATLIMGIWGNYPVMLAPGMSMNGFFKGLLLSGSVAVLWNEALFGIFLSGILYLAFSLTNIRKSMIESIPEDLKLAITVSLGLFIAFLGLKNAGIIVSNPFVLVGLGDISDPQVVIAYVSIFIALGCMVRDIKLATFISFVSAIALTILADVFLGTSNAPIPDQFVSMPPSMAGSFGAIFDFSAFTPEKMFDLLFIVLIFLIVDFFDGLSTIVGVGRDAGIIDKDGKVPNAKSALVADAGGTVIGSILGTTSITAFSESGIASSQGAKTGLAAVMVAGLFLVSLFLYPIFSIFSAAMVAPAMVVVGIYMVGRLGQINWEKKESRIAAFFTIMFTVLSFSPANGMAMGFISYAFTMVVAGKRKEVHPLIYGLCVVFLTYLILL, encoded by the coding sequence TCAGCACTGAGCTATACGCAGGTTTTATTACCTTCTTAGCGATGAGTTATATCTTGGCGGTTAACCCAGCAATTCTGGGTGGCATCCCGGGAATGGACAAAGGGGCAGTATTTACGGCAACAGCTCTTTCTGCGGCTATTGCAACGCTTATCATGGGCATTTGGGGTAACTACCCAGTGATGCTGGCGCCGGGCATGAGCATGAACGGCTTCTTCAAAGGCTTACTGTTAAGTGGTTCTGTGGCAGTACTTTGGAATGAAGCGCTATTCGGCATCTTCCTATCGGGTATCCTTTATCTCGCTTTCTCATTGACCAATATTCGTAAGTCGATGATTGAATCTATTCCTGAAGATTTAAAGCTGGCGATTACCGTGTCTCTCGGTTTGTTCATTGCTTTCTTAGGCCTAAAGAATGCAGGCATCATCGTTTCTAACCCGTTCGTATTGGTTGGCTTAGGTGACATCTCCGATCCACAAGTGGTTATCGCTTATGTGAGTATCTTCATCGCTCTGGGCTGTATGGTTCGTGACATTAAACTAGCAACGTTTATCTCGTTTGTTTCGGCGATTGCATTGACGATTCTAGCTGATGTGTTCTTAGGGACATCAAACGCGCCAATCCCAGATCAATTCGTTTCAATGCCACCAAGTATGGCGGGCAGCTTCGGTGCGATCTTTGATTTCTCAGCTTTCACCCCTGAGAAAATGTTCGACCTACTGTTCATCGTCCTTATCTTCCTGATTGTCGATTTCTTTGATGGCTTAAGTACGATTGTTGGTGTTGGTCGTGATGCGGGTATCATCGACAAAGACGGCAAGGTACCAAACGCGAAATCAGCTTTGGTTGCTGATGCGGGCGGTACGGTGATTGGTTCGATTCTAGGTACTACATCGATTACCGCTTTTTCTGAATCAGGTATTGCTTCTTCTCAAGGAGCGAAAACAGGTTTAGCGGCAGTCATGGTGGCTGGCCTATTCCTAGTGTCTCTATTCCTATACCCAATCTTCTCTATCTTCTCAGCGGCAATGGTCGCGCCTGCGATGGTTGTGGTAGGCATCTACATGGTGGGTCGTCTTGGTCAGATTAACTGGGAAAAGAAAGAGTCACGCATTGCGGCTTTCTTCACCATCATGTTCACCGTTTTAAGCTTCTCACCTGCAAACGGCATGGCGATGGGCTTCATCAGCTACGCATTTACTATGGTTGTGGCAGGTAAGCGCAAAGAAGTTCACCCTCTTATCTACGGCCTGTGTGTGGTGTTCTTAACTTATCTGATTCTGCTATAA
- a CDS encoding YicC/YloC family endoribonuclease has translation MIYSMTAYARKEVKGDWGTAVWEIRSVNQRYLETYFRMPEQFRGLEPILRERFRKRLARGKVECNLRFEANPAAKGELSINEGLAQQVINAANQVMTMTGEDSRLNPFQIMNWPGVMETPEQDMDAINKDLLEAFNDAIAEFIDARAREGENMKALIVQRLDAITEEVVKVRARMPEILEWQRERLLTKFEDAKIELEGSRVEQELILLAQKSDVAEELDRLDSHVKEANVVLKKGGACGRKLDFMMQEFNRESNTLASKSISTDITASGVELKVLIEQMREQIQNIE, from the coding sequence ATGATTTATAGTATGACCGCGTACGCGCGCAAAGAAGTAAAAGGCGATTGGGGCACAGCAGTATGGGAAATCCGTAGTGTAAACCAACGCTACCTTGAAACTTACTTCCGTATGCCTGAACAGTTCCGTGGTTTAGAGCCGATCCTACGTGAGCGTTTCCGTAAGCGTCTAGCTCGCGGTAAGGTTGAATGTAACCTACGTTTTGAAGCAAACCCAGCAGCGAAAGGTGAGCTAAGCATTAACGAAGGTTTAGCTCAGCAAGTAATCAATGCTGCTAACCAAGTAATGACCATGACAGGTGAAGACAGCCGTTTGAACCCATTCCAAATCATGAACTGGCCTGGCGTGATGGAAACGCCAGAGCAAGATATGGATGCCATCAACAAAGACCTACTTGAAGCATTCAACGATGCCATCGCAGAATTCATTGATGCTCGCGCTCGTGAAGGCGAGAACATGAAAGCGCTCATCGTTCAGCGCTTAGATGCTATCACTGAAGAAGTCGTTAAAGTTCGTGCACGCATGCCTGAGATCCTAGAATGGCAACGTGAGCGTCTTCTTACCAAATTTGAAGATGCGAAAATTGAGCTTGAAGGTTCTCGTGTTGAGCAAGAGCTGATCCTACTGGCTCAAAAGTCAGACGTAGCAGAAGAGCTAGACCGTCTAGACTCTCACGTGAAAGAAGCAAATGTAGTACTGAAGAAAGGTGGCGCTTGTGGCCGTAAGCTTGACTTCATGATGCAAGAGTTCAACCGTGAGTCAAACACGCTAGCATCTAAGTCTATCAGTACAGACATCACAGCATCGGGCGTAGAGCTTAAGGTTCTTATCGAACAGATGCGTGAGCAGATCCAGAACATTGAATAA
- the rph gene encoding ribonuclease PH, which translates to MRPNDRAVDQIRPIKITRNYTAYAEGSVLVEFGNTKVLCNATVEENVPRWLKGQGKGWVTAEYGMLPRATHTRNRREAASGKQGGRTMEIQRLIARSLRAVVDLKVMGEIMITVDCDVIQADGGTRTASISGASVAMADAINSLLASGKLKKNPMKGHVAAVSVGIVGAQALCDLEYVEDSAADTDMNVVMTEDGKMIEIQGTAEGEPFSHEELMQLLALANKGITDIVEAQKAALAE; encoded by the coding sequence ATGCGTCCAAATGACCGCGCTGTAGATCAAATTCGTCCAATTAAAATTACTCGTAACTACACAGCTTATGCTGAAGGTTCTGTATTAGTTGAGTTCGGCAACACTAAAGTTCTATGTAATGCGACGGTAGAAGAAAACGTACCGCGTTGGTTAAAAGGCCAAGGAAAGGGTTGGGTAACCGCTGAATACGGTATGCTGCCACGTGCAACGCACACTCGTAACCGTCGTGAAGCGGCGAGCGGTAAGCAAGGTGGTCGTACGATGGAAATCCAACGTCTGATCGCTCGTAGCCTACGTGCTGTTGTTGACCTGAAAGTAATGGGTGAAATCATGATCACTGTCGATTGTGATGTTATCCAAGCAGACGGCGGTACTCGTACTGCTTCTATCTCAGGTGCAAGCGTAGCAATGGCAGACGCTATCAACAGCCTACTAGCAAGCGGTAAACTGAAAAAGAACCCAATGAAAGGCCACGTAGCGGCAGTTTCAGTGGGCATCGTTGGTGCACAAGCACTGTGTGACCTTGAGTACGTTGAAGACTCAGCAGCCGATACCGACATGAACGTTGTAATGACGGAAGACGGTAAGATGATTGAGATTCAAGGCACCGCAGAAGGCGAACCGTTCAGCCACGAAGAGCTGATGCAGCTTTTAGCCCTGGCGAATAAGGGCATTACCGATATCGTCGAAGCGCAGAAAGCTGCGTTGGCCGAATAG
- a CDS encoding ISL3 family transposase has protein sequence MQNHTFLSSFWEGFQIVKSHQTATLITLTLKPNSEAKCLCGLEAEAIHEYQWRHVKEAMLLGVPVELSVQTRRIKCRDCGIKTESLPWLEPYARITKRLKSYIEQLLPLLPIKHISQLTNVHWHTIKEIDKRRLREVVPPVKWEGLRQLVMDEFAIFKGHRYATVIADAKTHQVIWVGLGRSRKDIRPFFEQLGKHGNNIEAVAMDMNTAFDLEVQAHCPNAKIVYDLFHVVAKFGREVMDRVRVDQANKLKQDKKARQWVKRSRWVLLKNRGNLNARQDSYLTEILNINKDLMTTYILGAQLKELWYCESERHAKGLWDAWYEQVQESGIKPLKEFARKLSSYLHGIIASASYPLNTCTLEGINNKIKLIKRMGYGYRDTDYFFLKIKAAFPGKPR, from the coding sequence ATGCAGAATCATACTTTCCTATCTTCATTCTGGGAAGGCTTTCAAATAGTAAAGTCTCACCAGACAGCAACACTTATTACCCTTACTCTTAAACCTAACTCTGAGGCTAAGTGCCTTTGTGGTCTTGAAGCCGAAGCTATCCACGAGTATCAATGGCGTCATGTGAAAGAGGCCATGTTGCTCGGGGTTCCTGTTGAACTTTCTGTTCAAACACGAAGAATTAAGTGTCGTGACTGCGGCATAAAAACAGAGTCTCTACCTTGGTTGGAGCCTTATGCTCGTATAACGAAGCGCCTAAAAAGCTATATAGAGCAGCTACTACCTCTTCTTCCCATTAAGCATATCTCCCAGTTAACGAACGTTCATTGGCATACCATTAAAGAGATAGATAAACGCCGACTTAGAGAAGTGGTACCGCCAGTGAAATGGGAGGGACTAAGGCAACTCGTCATGGACGAGTTCGCCATCTTTAAAGGACATCGATATGCCACAGTCATCGCTGACGCTAAGACTCACCAAGTCATTTGGGTAGGGTTAGGCCGTAGCCGCAAGGACATACGACCGTTCTTCGAGCAGTTAGGCAAGCATGGCAACAATATCGAGGCGGTCGCGATGGACATGAATACGGCTTTTGACCTTGAAGTTCAAGCGCACTGTCCGAATGCAAAAATCGTTTACGATTTGTTCCATGTTGTCGCTAAGTTCGGTCGAGAGGTGATGGATAGAGTCAGAGTCGACCAAGCCAACAAACTCAAGCAAGATAAAAAAGCGAGGCAATGGGTCAAGCGCTCACGCTGGGTACTGTTGAAAAACAGAGGTAACTTAAATGCACGACAAGATAGCTATCTGACTGAAATATTGAATATCAATAAGGACTTGATGACCACTTATATACTCGGAGCCCAACTCAAAGAGCTTTGGTATTGTGAGTCAGAAAGGCACGCTAAGGGGCTCTGGGATGCGTGGTATGAACAGGTACAAGAGAGTGGAATTAAGCCATTGAAAGAGTTCGCACGAAAACTGAGCTCCTATCTTCACGGTATTATCGCATCGGCAAGTTATCCATTAAACACCTGCACACTTGAAGGGATAAACAACAAGATAAAGTTAATCAAGCGAATGGGGTATGGATATCGAGATACAGACTACTTCTTCTTAAAGATAAAAGCGGCTTTCCCCGGAAAGCCGCGATGA